A window of Ignavibacterium sp. contains these coding sequences:
- a CDS encoding RNA methyltransferase, producing MRKLTHDEISLKRSKPEDIPSVKKLPVYVILNSIRSNYNVGSIFRTSDGAMIEKLYLCGYTPHPPKKEILKTALGATESVKWEYINDPLTIIKKLKNKGIKICALELTENSRPYYEISKNDFPLALVVGNEITGVSQEILDHCDFSIEIPQYGIKQSLNVAVAYGIAVYQMRKIYDEYDF from the coding sequence ATGCGTAAGCTTACCCACGATGAAATTTCATTAAAACGAAGCAAACCAGAAGATATTCCTTCGGTTAAAAAACTTCCGGTTTATGTAATCCTTAATTCAATAAGAAGTAATTACAATGTCGGCTCAATTTTCCGTACTTCGGATGGAGCGATGATTGAAAAACTTTACTTATGTGGTTACACGCCTCATCCTCCCAAAAAAGAAATTCTTAAAACAGCGCTTGGTGCAACAGAAAGTGTAAAATGGGAATACATCAATGACCCATTAACTATTATCAAAAAATTAAAAAATAAAGGAATAAAAATCTGTGCACTTGAACTAACTGAGAACAGCAGACCTTATTATGAAATAAGTAAAAATGATTTTCCTCTTGCTCTTGTAGTAGGAAATGAAATTACAGGAGTTTCTCAGGAAATTCTTGATCACTGTGATTTCTCAATTGAAATTCCTCAATATGGAATAAAACAATCACTTAATGTTGCAGTAGCTTACGGAATAGCTGTTTATCAGATGCGTAAAATTTATGATGAATATGATTTCTAA